The sequence below is a genomic window from Proteus vulgaris.
TTAATGAGGAGACGCCAACAGCACTGAGCATCTCTTTAATCTGTTCTGGTGATGAACCAATATGGCGACGAATAAATTCATCGCGATACTCTAACTGATTTAAAGTCTGTGTCATTGCAAGTAATTTCCTGAATTCACTATGAATGGATAGGTAAATAGCACACGGCTTAAAGCGTGTTGAGATAGTATTACGATAACAAGCTAACAAATAAAAACGCCCCGGCATTAATTTGACGGGGCGCTTCGTTTTACTCTTCGCTATCTACCAGCTCTTGATAACCTGCGGCATCAAGTAAGTCATCTAATTCGCTTTCATTATTTGCTTTAATGCGAAATAGCCAACCTTCTCCGTAAGGTGCGCTGTTTACCAGCTCTGGAGAACCATCTAACTCTTCATTTACTGCGATAATTTCACCTGATAATGGTGCATAGATATCTGATGCCGCTTTTACTGATTCCGCAACGGCACAATCATCACCAGCAGCCACTTCTCTACCCACTTCTGGTAGATCAACAAACACCATGTCACCTAATAATTCCTGTGCATGTTCAGTAATACCGATAGTGTATTCACCATTGCCTTCTGAACGTATCCACTCATGAGATTGTGCGTATTTTAATTCACTAGGTATTTGACTCATTGACCTTACTCTCCATTTAAAATTATTGTGCGTGTTATACCAATGCTTTACCTGAACGAACAAAACCAGGTTTTACCACTTCTACTGGCATCTCACGATTACGCATTAATACAATTGCGCTATCTTTTATACCTGCTGGAACTCTTGCTAATGCAATACTAAAGCCTAATGTAGGCGAAAAAGTACCACTTGTAATAATACCTTCTCTTAATTCACCTAAATCATCAGTAAAGTGTACGGCAGTACCTGCTCGCAACACACCTTTCTCTCGCATCACAAGACCAACAAGTTTATCTGTGCCTGTTGCGCGTAATTTTTCTAATGCTTCTCGACCAATAAATTGACGATCTTCCGGTGCCCATGCAATCGTCCATCCCATATTCGCTTCAAGTGGATTAATAGTTTCATCCATCTCTTGACTATAGAGGTTCATTCCCGCTTCTAAACGTAATGTATCTCTCGCACCTAATCCTGCGGGTTTAACCCCCACAGCTAATAATTTTTTCCAAAAATCGACTGCTTGCTCTTTTGGCATTGCGATTTCATAACCAGCTTCACCGGTATAGCCTGTTGTTGCAACAAACAGGTCTCCAAGCTCTACACCATAGAAAGGCTTCATAGCAGAAACAACTTGGCGTTGCGCTTCGGTTAATAAGCTTTGTACTTTTTCTTGTGCATGAGGACCTTGAACAGCGATTAATGCCAAATCGTCGCGTACAGTGATATCCACAACATAATCTGAAGCATGTTGTTCAATCCATGCCAGATCTTTTTCGCGGGTAGCAGAGTTCACAACGAGACGATAGAAAGAGTCATCAAAGTAATAAACGATAAGATCATCAATTACACCACCTGATGCATTTAGCATACCGGTATAAAGTGCCTTACCTTTTTCGGTGAGTTTAGCGATATCATTCGCTAATAAATAACGTAGAAAATCTTTAACTTGTGAGCCATGTAAGTCAACAATGGTCATATGAGAAACATCAAACATACCTGCATCACGACGTACAATATGATGTTCATCTATTTGAGAGCCATAGTGCAAGGGCATCATCCAACCATGAAAATCGACCATACGAGCACCGCAGGCTACATGCTCATCATACAACGGAGTCTGTTTTGCCATTCTTCCCTCTTTCTACTTTTACTTTAGATTATTCAGAGAACGCATTTGTTAAATATAAAATTAAACTTGATTTGAAATCATAGTGTTAATCTTAAGCTTAAGTTTATTTTTAAACATAGATTTAACAAACACGAGCAATTAACGTACAACGCAAACGATACCATCCCCTTGAACTTAGCATTGTGAGAAAAAATAAACCATAAGTTAAAATAGGGTATAGTGTCTCTTAATCATAATGTAGACATATGGGTATGCAGAACTAATGATTGCAATTATGCGTATCAGCGCTCATTTTTAGCGAGGAATTACTGAAAAAAAGGAATTAGTGCAAAGAATAGACTGAAAAAATAGATTTTTTTAGTTCTATTTCTTCAGTCAGATATAAATAAAAGTAATGTGAAATAAGCGAGGAATTAGATTTTTTCAACTGAAGTGAAATTTTTATCACTTAACCATTCAGGTAAATCAGAAAGTCCCATTGCTTGCTCAAGTAACTTAGGTTTTACCCCCGGTAAACTATCTGCTAACGAAAGGCCGATATCCCGAACCAGTTTTTTAACTGGGTTGTTGCCAGCAAAAAGTTCACGAAATCCTTGCATACTTGCCAGCATGACGGCTGCGGCATGTTTGCGACGACGCTCGAATCGTCTCAAATAGAGATATTCACCAAAATCTTTACCTTCTGCTTTTAAGCGGCGGATCTCACCGATTAACTCTGCAACATCCATAAAACCGAGGTTAACGCCTTGTCCAGCTAAAGGGTGGATAGTATGTGCAGCATCACCTAATAGTGCTAAACGAGGAGCCGCAAATTGACGAGCATAACGACCTGTTAATGGTATGGTCATGCGATCACTTATCAACTCACATTGACCTAAACGCATATCAAAGGTCACACCTAATGTGCGTTCAAATAAGGTTTTTTCTGCGTTTTTATAACTTTCAGCAAGGTTGCTTGGTAAAGACCAAACAATAGAACAAGTATGAGGATCAGAAAGCGGTAGAAACGCCAAAATGCCTTCACCATGAAAGACTTGGCGTGCAACATTATCATGAGGCTGTTCAGTACGAATAGTGCCAACTAAGGCATGATGTTCATAATCCCAAAAAGTCAGGGGAATATCTGCGTGTTTGCGTAACCATGAATTAGCACCATCGGCTCCGACAACTAATCTTGCCGTCAACATCTCACCATCATTCAGGGTAATAAATGCATCATTTTCCCCCCACACCACACGCTCAATCTGCGTTGATGAATAGAAGGTAATATCACTGTGGCTTTCACATTTTTGCCAAAGCACTTCACGAATAAGGTTATTTTCGATGATAGAGCCTAAATGGCTGAACCCTTCTTTTTGTGCTGAAAATTCAATACGACCAAAACTATCTTGATCCCAAACCTCCATACCTTGATAAGGTGCGGTTCGTAGTGCTTGTAAGTTTTCCCAAACACCTAATTTTTTCAGCAACATTTCACTGGCTGTATTAATAGCAGATACCCGTAATGAAAAATCATCCTGTGGGTGAAAAAGTTTCGTTACTGGGTGATTTTCTATTATCGCTATACGTAATCCACACCCGTGTAATCCGCTGGCTAATGCAAGCCCAACCATTCCACCACCAGCAATAACAACATCAAATGATTTCATAATAAAAGTATCCTAAAAAGCGATTATTTTAGAGCGCGCTGTTCTTTTCTGCTTGTCTAGTCTGTCCAGCCCAATGTTTGATGCGCCAATTTATCTCTCATCATTGGAAGCAATTCCATCGTCATTAACCCTAAGTTGCGAGAAATAATCAGTGGCACACAACGATTTGCAAACATTTTCACCAACCCATCGGTAATAGAGATTGTTTTTTCTCTATCTTGCTGTCGAAGTTGTTGATATTGAGAGAGTACTCGATAACTACCAATATCGGTATTGGCATTAATCGCTTGGGTGATCGTATTGGCGAGCGCCATAACATCACGTAAACCGAGGTTAAAACCTTGTCCTGCAATAGGATGAAGTGTTTGCGAGGCATTTCCAACTAACGCTAAACGATGACCAATAATTTGATTGGCTTTTTGTAGTGCTAAAGGGTAACAATTTCGCTTGCCAATATGCTCTATCTTTCCTAAACGCCAGCCAAAATCACGCTGTAAATGTGCGATAGTTGTTTCATCATCCCACTGTGAAACTTCATCCAGCTTTTCAATCGGATGGCACCACACTAATGAGCTGCGCCCTTCACTCATTGGTAACATGGCTAATGGACCAAATTCCGTAAAGCGCTCGAAAGCTTTACCTTGAGGATCGATTTGCGTTTTGACATTAGCAATCACAGCCACTTGGTTATAAGGCTCTCGTTGCCATTGAATATGGCACTGGTGACCAATAGGTGAGTTCGTACCATCAGCGGCAATCAGTAAGTCACCCGATAATTGCGTACCATCATCAAGTGTTACCTCAACAGAATCGATATTACGTTGAACTTGTTCAACTTTAGCAGGGCAATAAAGTGTGATATTAGATTGTTTTTTCAACTTGGCAAAAAGCTGACGCCCTGCATCATGTAATTCAACAACATAACCCAGTGCTGATATATCATAGTCTTGTGCATGAATATTAACAAAACCACAATGCCCTCTATCAGAGACATGAACGTGATTAATGGGGGTAACAAAAGGTTTTAATGTTGACCAAAGCCCGATTTGCTCTAACCGTTTTGCTGTTCCATGTGCTAATGCAATCGCTCTTGCATCAAACCCAGGATGCCCATTGTCAGGCTCTCTTGCTTCAATTAACGAAATTGAAATCTTACCTTTATTTAATGTAGAGAGTGCAAGTGCTAATGTCGCACCTGCCATTCCACCACCCACAATAATCACATTCATGCTGATTTTAGCCTTAAATTTTTCCTGCCATCAGAGCTTCAATTTCATCAGGATTTTTAACAACAGATGCCGTTAAATTCTCATTGCCTGTTTCCGTGATAACAATGTCATCTTCAATACGAATACCGATACCGCGATATTCTTGTGGCACGTCTGCATCTGGTGCAATGTAAAGCCCCGGTTCAATGGTCAGTACCATACCTGGTTCTAAAATACGGTCACGCTCAGTGCCATAATGACCAACATCATGAACATCAAGACCTAACCAGTGGCTTAAACTATGCATAAAGAAACGCTGATAGGCTTTTGTCTCAATAAGATGATCGATTTCACCGTGCATAATGCCCAGTTTAACCAGTCCTTCGACCATGATATACACGACATGCTCTGTGACTTCTTTGATACTTGTACCAGGTTTGTACAATTCCAAAGAAACATTGATGGATTTTAAGACGATGTCATAAATTTCGCGTTGTTGACGGCTAAATTTACCATTAACAGGGAAAGTACGGGTGATATCACCAGCATAACCTTCGTATTCACAGCCTGCATCAATGAGAACTAAATCTCCATCACGCATTTTGGTTTCATTTTCGGTGTAGTGCAGAATACAACCATTTTCACCACTGCCGACAATACTGTTATAAGAAGGGAAACGCGCACCATGAGAAACAAACTCATGTTCAATCTCACCTTGAAGTTGATATTCATACATACCCGGCTGGCATTTTTGCATCGCACGTGTATGTGCTAATGCGGTAATTTTTCCGGCTTTACGCAGTAATTCAAGTTCAAAATCAGATTTAAACAGACGTTGTTCATGAACAATTGGACGCCAATCAATAATGGTCTGTGGTGCTTTTAAGTTGCGGCGAGAGCCTCTTCTTAACGTTTCTAATGCGCTAAAGACTATCTCATCAGCAAACGCGTATTCACCTTGAGCATGATAAACAACATCTAACCCGTTTAATAATTGGTAAAGTTGTTCACCCACATCTTCATAAGGTAGTGCCTTATCAACACCCAATTTTTCAGGTGCTGCTTCTTGTCCAAGGCGACGACCAAACCAAATTTCAGCGGTTAAATCTCTAACACGATTAAAAAGTACACTATGATTATGTGTTTCATCACTTTTAATCAGCACAAGAATAGCTTCAGGCTCGCTGAAACCGGTTAGATAAAGGAAATCACTATGTTGGCGATAAGGATACTCACTATCAGCATTACGTTGCGCTGGTGGTGCGGCAAAAAAGATAGCTGCACTCGCAGGCTTCATTTGTGCTAATAATGCCTGACGACGGGATAAAAATTCTTGCTTATTCATACCCACTCCTGTCTTTCATTTATCTTTATGGTTATCTAATTAATGATGCAATTAATGATGAAATTAATGATGCAATTAATGTAAGACACGTTGCTCATTTTGTTCATCATTTCCTTTGTCTTTTGGTGCGACAAAAGTGATATAACAAAGTTGAACGGATACTTTTACATATTCACTGACTTCTTCAAGCGCATCTTCAAGTTCTTCTTGGTTTTCGTCTTCTTCGTAACCTAGCGCACCAATATTACGTAAATCAGTAATCACTTCGGTCAATTCTTTATGATCAGACAACTTAGGTTGAGCAACCCCCAGACCTAAAAGAAAATGATTAACCCACCCCGCAAGGGCATCAGCTCTTGGAAAAACAGATTCAGATTCGTCAGGTACTAACATCGAGAAATTGAACACACTGTCATCGAGCTGTTCGTAGGTGATGTGATAAAGCTCTTCAAGCGGCTCTGATAGCGTTTTAGGAAAAGCTAAACCTTCATTGGTCAGATCGTGTAATAAGGTTTTCCAACTGCTATCACGCACTGCACCGCAAATAAATCCTGTGATCAAACCATGCATTTCAGCCGCGGTTAAAGGTACTGTATGTTGCTGTAATAGTGCATCAATAGTTTGATAATTCGGTAATGTGTTCTGTTTTGACATAAGAATAAACGTCGCATTTAGGGGAATAGTTCAAGATATGCTACCATCAATAGAAGTCGCTGTACCAGTTAAGCCATGTTAATCATTGGAATTTTTGCAGTAATAGCGTTTAATACAGCGTTATAACCGTATACACTACTAAACACGTAGCACAGATTTTATGTCAGGAAGGAATCATGTCCGCACAACCCGTTGATCTTCAAATTTTTGGGCGTTCATTACGTGTCAATTGCCCACCAGAACAAAGAGATGCTTTACTGGCTTCTGCTGCTGAACTGGAACAACGATTACAAGATCTCAAAGAACGCAGTGGTGTTTCCAATACAGAGCACTTAATTTTTATCGTGGCATTAAATATGAGTCATGAGTTGGCAGAAGAAAAGTTAAAAACCAGAGACTATGCCTACAACATGGAAGAGAAAATAAAAATGCTACAACAATCCATTGAACAAGCTTTACACGATCAAGGCAAGCACCATGATCGCACTTTTTCAACTGCGAAGTAGATTTGTTCAGAAAGCATGCGTACACCACGAAATTCACAGATAATAGGTTGCTTTCTACAATTAAAATAATACAATAGTTCATAGATAAGGTGCTTAGCGCACCCACCAAATTTCTCTGAGATGTTTGCCAGCGGGCCAGTCCCCTGAGCCGATATTCGAAACACATAGAACGTGGTGATCTGTTGCTTGTGAGCATACCCGATTCGTTCAGGCAGCCTAATGGCAGCAACACTATGTTCACCTTGGACCATGGGTTCAAGGGTTACAGCTTGCGGCGGCATCTTGGAGACCTCCTACTAAAGTTCTAAACACTAAGTATTTTATAACTACTTAATGTTTAGAACTTTTTTTATGCCTTCATTCTCATATCTTCAACTTCTTCGCTTTCTTACCTCTAAAGTGTGATAAATTGATTAAAATGATGGTTTCTACTTAATACCAACCGCTTATTGATGGATTGATGAATGACGCACACTTCACTTTTTCAACAAAGAGATGAGATCCGCAAAGCTATTCGCCAAAAACGTCGTTTACTCACATTAGAAGAGCAACAACAAGCAGCTGATAAATTATGCGAGCAAGTTCTTGCTCATCCTAAAATTAAACAAGCACAGACTATTGCACTGTTTCTTTCTTTTGATGGTGAAATTGATACATCACCTTTGATCTCCCAGTTATGGACATTAAATAAACAAGTTTGCTTACCCGTATTACACCCATTTCATCGCCATCATCTCCTTTTCTTACGTTACACACCCTCGACTCCGTTAGTAAAAAATCGCTTTAATATTTCTGAACCTCCTTTAAATGTGAACATGGTTATTCCCATCTCTAATATTGATATTATCTTTACACCATTAGTCGCTTTTGATGCACAAGGTCAACGATTAGGTATGGGAGGCGGTTTTTACGATAGGACGTTAGAAAACTGGCAACAAAAATCATTTTACCCAATGGGGCTTGCTCACACTTGCCAACAAGTTGATTCTCTCCCTACCGCTGATTGGGATGTTCCATTACCTGAAATTATTACTCCTGAAAAAAGATGGTGTTTTTAAACTATTCTATTTTTTAGTATCAATAGTTATCTGTGTTTTTTTATATTTTTTATAAAAAAAACACTCTTAAATACCTTTTATATTCCCTCTATAAAAAGGTATTTACTCTAATGAATAATAAAGACATTCATTTAATTAAATGCATTAACATTATTATCAGCCTAATTGAAAATAAAGAAATAAAAACAGAACACAATCACACAGTAAATTCATTAGAAAAAGAGCACAACTTTAAATTAAAGAAAATAAAAAAATCAACTTTATTAAAAAAACAAATAAACCATAAGTTAATTATTATAGATAACAATGAAAATTCATTTATTTTACTAAAAAACAATAACAACAACATTCTTATTTATAACACTCAAACAGATAAAACAGAAACTATTAGTAGAGATAGTTTATTTAAAATGAAAACCATCTATTACCTTGATTTCAAATCAAATAATGAATTCAGCATTGCTTGGTTTTTCCCTGTATTTAAAAAACATAAAACCATTTTTTATGGTATTTTGTTTTATTCATTAGTTTTGCAATTATTACTATTGGCAACTCCGTTAGTTACACAAATTATTATGGATAAGATAATTGTTCATCAAGCCCTATTAACACTTGATTTATTAGTTATTACTTTGGTTTTTATTGCTATTTATGAAGGTGTACTAAAAGGAATTAGAGAGTACATCTATCACCACACAGCAAATAAAATTGATATCACTCTAAGCTTAAAACTGACCGAACATTTATTTAGATTACCGATTAGTTATTTTAAATCTCGGCAAACTGGTGCCATTGTCGCTCGAGTAAAAGAATTAGATATTATTAGAGAATTTATTACTAATACGTTATTGATGCTAATTGTCGATTTTTCTTTTATCTTTATATTTATCGTTGCAATGGCAATATTTTCGTTAAAACTCACTTTATTTTTTATTACCACGATCCCTTTTTACTTTATTTTAGCTAAATTTCTCGCACCTAAAATAGAGCTTGCTGTTCAACAGCTTTATCAAAAAGCGGCAATTAATACTGGATTTCTTACCGAAAGTTTAGGGGGGATTGAAACAATTAAAAGCCTTTCGCTTGAGCCTCGATTTACACAACAGTGGTATACACAAATTCATCAGGTCACCTCTAAAAGCTTATCACTTCAAAATATTGATAATTTCTCGCGCTTTATTGTGTTATTTCTTAATAAAACAACGATGGCATTACTGTTATGGCTAGGTGCCTATGAAGTCATTTCTCTTTCGATAACAATAGGTCAACTTATTGCGTTCATGATGCTCCTTAGATTCTGTTTACAACCCTTTGCAACGGCAATTGATGTTTGGGGTAAATATATCAGAACAAAAAACGCTATCTATAACTTACAAGATATTCTTAATCTTCCTAAAGAGCAGGATACTGCAACACGGCAATCCAATATCAAAGGTGAAATTACCTTTAATAAGGTGAGTTTTTATTATCAAAGCAATACTCCTGTTATTTTAAATAATATTTCATTACATATTAAAAAACATGAAGTTATTGGTATTGTTGGTACTTCAGGCTCGGGGAAAAGCACCTTAGTGCGAATGATTTCAGGTCTTTATATTCCACAATCAGGCTGTATAAAAATTGACGGTATTCCTCTTACACAGTTTCATTTAACTAACCTACGCCAACAAATCGGTTTTGTATTACAAGAGAACTTTTTATTTAACTTAAGTATTTTTGATAACATTCGATTAACTCATCAACATGCTTCTTTAGAAGAAGTTATTCACGTTGCCAAAATAGCAGGTGCTCACGAATTTATTTTAAAGCTTCCCTTAGGATATGACACGCTTATTACAGAAGGAGGAACATCATTATCAGGAGGTCAACGCCAACGTATTGCGATTGCCAGAGCCTTATTATCCTCACCTAAAATTCTAATTTTCGATGAAGCCACCAGCGCTTTAGATGATAACTCCCAAGCCATAATTCAAAATAACCTCCCCCTTATTGCTAAAGATAAAACCGTTATTATCATTGCTCATCGCCTTTCAACTATTCGAAATTGTTCTCGTATTATTGTGTTAAATAAAGGGCAAATTATTGAAGATGGAAACCATAAAGAATTAATTGCAAACAGTGGTTATTACAAAAAACTTTGGCAACTTCAACAAGGATGTTGAAAATGAAACTAAATATATCCTCTATTTTTCAGCGTAAAGATAAAGCAAAAAATTATGATTTTTACCCTAACCATATCGCTCTTATCGAAAAACCCATCACACCTTATAGTCGTTATATTGCAATACTTATTTCATTAAATGTTATTGTCTTTCTTCTATGGGCTTATTTCGGTAAATTGAATATACAATCCCCGGCAACAGGTAAACTTATTGCTATTGGACATTCTCAACTTATTCAAATATATGAACATAGTCGATTAGCAACACTCCATGTAAAGGAAGGACAAAAAGTCAATCAAGGCGATATATTACTAACACTTGATATATTAGGTATTGATGAAGAAATAATAGGAATAAGAAAAAAAATTGATAATATTTTACAGTTTAAAATACGCTATCAAACATTAAGCCAAGAAACATCGCCTCAAAAGCTTTATCATTTTAATACGTTAGATAAAAAAGCAAAAAGAAATGTTTTAATTAGTTATCAAAAAGAAAAGGAAGAATTTGATAGTAATATAAAAGTAATCGAGACAGAAATTGAAGTAAATAATAAAAATCAATTAATGACTCACAATGATTTATTATCATTAAAAGCATTAAAAGAAAACATTGAACAACGATTCACATTGAAAAAAACACTGTATATAAAAAAATTTATTAGTAAGATAGAGTATCTAGAAAATCAAAAAGAGTTACTAGAAATAAACAGACTGATAAAAACGAAAGATTCAGAATATAACCTATTAAAAAGCCAAGAAGAACAGAAAAAGCAAAATCTAAATCAATTAGAGAAACAAAAATATCTAGAATGGCATGATAAATATAAACAGTATGAAAGTGAATTGATTATTTACAATCAAAATCTTAGCCATCTTCAAAAGAAACAACAACTAAAAAAAGTACGCTCTCCCATAACAGGTACAGTTCAACAAATTTCAACTCATACACTAGGTAGCGTATTACAACCATCACAAGGTGTGATGATAATAGTACCTGATAACCAAGATAATATTGCAGAAGTTAATTTGCTCAATAAAGATATTGGTTTTGTTCATCTAGGACAAAAAGCAATGATAAAAATAGATGCTTTTCCTTATACACGCTATGGCACCATTGAAGGCGAAGTTATTAATATTGCTAAAGATGCTGTTCAGCACGATCAATTAGGCTTAGTTTATCCCGCAACTATTAGATTAAACAGACAGACAATTAAAAATAGCCAAAGGGAATATCGACTCATTCCGGGTATGTCTTTAACTGCCGAAATAATCACTGAACAACGTCGTGTCATTGATTATATTTTAAGCCCAATAGAAGCTTATCGTCATAATGCACTCACTGAAAAATAAAAATAAGATCCCTTATATTATGGAAAATATAACTAATATGGAAGAAAACCAATATCACCACTCTATTATTGATGGATTACTTTATTTTTCTAAAAAAGGCAGAGGAAATATAAAAAAAGAACAGATCATTCATTTTCTTGGTTGTGACAACCATCTTAATAAGTGGAATATTTTTGAATCAGCTAAATTACTCAATTTAAAATGTCAATTTGATATATTGGATTATGACAAAAAAAACAGCGCTATGATTAGCACAATTATCGAAATAGATAAGCATTGGTATATCTTAAAGGAGATAAAAAAGGAAAAACTTATTGTTTTTGATCCTAAGAATAGTATTGAAATTGAGTTTATTATTGATAAAAAAAAGGAGATTAATACACTATTACTTATTACTAAAGAGCCTTCACCATTATCAGCTAAGTTTAATTTTCGCTGGTTTATTCCTTCTCTATTAAGACAAAAAAACGCATTGCTTTTTATCTTTATTTTAGTTTGTTGCTGTCAACTATTTGCATTAGTCAGTCCTTTAATTTTTGAAATTATGATTGATAAAGTGCTAACAGGAAGGGATCTATCTAACCTACATCTTTTGGGTTATTTATTGATTCTGATTGCTATTACCGAACCCCTC
It includes:
- the gcvH gene encoding glycine cleavage system protein GcvH; protein product: MSQIPSELKYAQSHEWIRSEGNGEYTIGITEHAQELLGDMVFVDLPEVGREVAAGDDCAVAESVKAASDIYAPLSGEIIAVNEELDGSPELVNSAPYGEGWLFRIKANNESELDDLLDAAGYQELVDSEE
- the gcvT gene encoding glycine cleavage system aminomethyltransferase GcvT; the encoded protein is MAKQTPLYDEHVACGARMVDFHGWMMPLHYGSQIDEHHIVRRDAGMFDVSHMTIVDLHGSQVKDFLRYLLANDIAKLTEKGKALYTGMLNASGGVIDDLIVYYFDDSFYRLVVNSATREKDLAWIEQHASDYVVDITVRDDLALIAVQGPHAQEKVQSLLTEAQRQVVSAMKPFYGVELGDLFVATTGYTGEAGYEIAMPKEQAVDFWKKLLAVGVKPAGLGARDTLRLEAGMNLYSQEMDETINPLEANMGWTIAWAPEDRQFIGREALEKLRATGTDKLVGLVMREKGVLRAGTAVHFTDDLGELREGIITSGTFSPTLGFSIALARVPAGIKDSAIVLMRNREMPVEVVKPGFVRSGKALV
- the ubiI gene encoding FAD-dependent 2-octaprenylphenol hydroxylase, with translation MKSFDVVIAGGGMVGLALASGLHGCGLRIAIIENHPVTKLFHPQDDFSLRVSAINTASEMLLKKLGVWENLQALRTAPYQGMEVWDQDSFGRIEFSAQKEGFSHLGSIIENNLIREVLWQKCESHSDITFYSSTQIERVVWGENDAFITLNDGEMLTARLVVGADGANSWLRKHADIPLTFWDYEHHALVGTIRTEQPHDNVARQVFHGEGILAFLPLSDPHTCSIVWSLPSNLAESYKNAEKTLFERTLGVTFDMRLGQCELISDRMTIPLTGRYARQFAAPRLALLGDAAHTIHPLAGQGVNLGFMDVAELIGEIRRLKAEGKDFGEYLYLRRFERRRKHAAAVMLASMQGFRELFAGNNPVKKLVRDIGLSLADSLPGVKPKLLEQAMGLSDLPEWLSDKNFTSVEKI
- the ubiH gene encoding 2-octaprenyl-6-methoxyphenyl hydroxylase gives rise to the protein MNVIIVGGGMAGATLALALSTLNKGKISISLIEAREPDNGHPGFDARAIALAHGTAKRLEQIGLWSTLKPFVTPINHVHVSDRGHCGFVNIHAQDYDISALGYVVELHDAGRQLFAKLKKQSNITLYCPAKVEQVQRNIDSVEVTLDDGTQLSGDLLIAADGTNSPIGHQCHIQWQREPYNQVAVIANVKTQIDPQGKAFERFTEFGPLAMLPMSEGRSSLVWCHPIEKLDEVSQWDDETTIAHLQRDFGWRLGKIEHIGKRNCYPLALQKANQIIGHRLALVGNASQTLHPIAGQGFNLGLRDVMALANTITQAINANTDIGSYRVLSQYQQLRQQDREKTISITDGLVKMFANRCVPLIISRNLGLMTMELLPMMRDKLAHQTLGWTD
- the pepP gene encoding Xaa-Pro aminopeptidase, with the protein product MNKQEFLSRRQALLAQMKPASAAIFFAAPPAQRNADSEYPYRQHSDFLYLTGFSEPEAILVLIKSDETHNHSVLFNRVRDLTAEIWFGRRLGQEAAPEKLGVDKALPYEDVGEQLYQLLNGLDVVYHAQGEYAFADEIVFSALETLRRGSRRNLKAPQTIIDWRPIVHEQRLFKSDFELELLRKAGKITALAHTRAMQKCQPGMYEYQLQGEIEHEFVSHGARFPSYNSIVGSGENGCILHYTENETKMRDGDLVLIDAGCEYEGYAGDITRTFPVNGKFSRQQREIYDIVLKSINVSLELYKPGTSIKEVTEHVVYIMVEGLVKLGIMHGEIDHLIETKAYQRFFMHSLSHWLGLDVHDVGHYGTERDRILEPGMVLTIEPGLYIAPDADVPQEYRGIGIRIEDDIVITETGNENLTASVVKNPDEIEALMAGKI
- a CDS encoding YecA family protein — translated: MSKQNTLPNYQTIDALLQQHTVPLTAAEMHGLITGFICGAVRDSSWKTLLHDLTNEGLAFPKTLSEPLEELYHITYEQLDDSVFNFSMLVPDESESVFPRADALAGWVNHFLLGLGVAQPKLSDHKELTEVITDLRNIGALGYEEDENQEELEDALEEVSEYVKVSVQLCYITFVAPKDKGNDEQNEQRVLH
- the zapA gene encoding cell division protein ZapA codes for the protein MSAQPVDLQIFGRSLRVNCPPEQRDALLASAAELEQRLQDLKERSGVSNTEHLIFIVALNMSHELAEEKLKTRDYAYNMEEKIKMLQQSIEQALHDQGKHHDRTFSTAK
- a CDS encoding 5-formyltetrahydrofolate cyclo-ligase, translating into MTHTSLFQQRDEIRKAIRQKRRLLTLEEQQQAADKLCEQVLAHPKIKQAQTIALFLSFDGEIDTSPLISQLWTLNKQVCLPVLHPFHRHHLLFLRYTPSTPLVKNRFNISEPPLNVNMVIPISNIDIIFTPLVAFDAQGQRLGMGGGFYDRTLENWQQKSFYPMGLAHTCQQVDSLPTADWDVPLPEIITPEKRWCF
- a CDS encoding peptidase domain-containing ABC transporter, translating into MNNKDIHLIKCINIIISLIENKEIKTEHNHTVNSLEKEHNFKLKKIKKSTLLKKQINHKLIIIDNNENSFILLKNNNNNILIYNTQTDKTETISRDSLFKMKTIYYLDFKSNNEFSIAWFFPVFKKHKTIFYGILFYSLVLQLLLLATPLVTQIIMDKIIVHQALLTLDLLVITLVFIAIYEGVLKGIREYIYHHTANKIDITLSLKLTEHLFRLPISYFKSRQTGAIVARVKELDIIREFITNTLLMLIVDFSFIFIFIVAMAIFSLKLTLFFITTIPFYFILAKFLAPKIELAVQQLYQKAAINTGFLTESLGGIETIKSLSLEPRFTQQWYTQIHQVTSKSLSLQNIDNFSRFIVLFLNKTTMALLLWLGAYEVISLSITIGQLIAFMMLLRFCLQPFATAIDVWGKYIRTKNAIYNLQDILNLPKEQDTATRQSNIKGEITFNKVSFYYQSNTPVILNNISLHIKKHEVIGIVGTSGSGKSTLVRMISGLYIPQSGCIKIDGIPLTQFHLTNLRQQIGFVLQENFLFNLSIFDNIRLTHQHASLEEVIHVAKIAGAHEFILKLPLGYDTLITEGGTSLSGGQRQRIAIARALLSSPKILIFDEATSALDDNSQAIIQNNLPLIAKDKTVIIIAHRLSTIRNCSRIIVLNKGQIIEDGNHKELIANSGYYKKLWQLQQGC